The proteins below come from a single Rosa rugosa chromosome 2, drRosRugo1.1, whole genome shotgun sequence genomic window:
- the LOC133733624 gene encoding large ribosomal subunit protein P2B-like → MKVVAAYMLAVLGGNTSPSADDLKKILGSVGAEADDDRIELMLSQVKGKCITELVACGREKMASVPSSGGAVDVATIATGDVAPSAEHKEEKVEEDEESDNEIFTLFDDEV, encoded by the exons ATGAAGGTGGTTGCTGCTTATATGCTGGCTGTTTTGGGAGGGAACACCAGTCCCTCTGCGGATGATTTGAAGAAAATTCTTGGATCAG TTGGAGCTGAGGCTGATGACGATAGGATTGAGTTGATGTTGTCCCAAGTTAAAGGTAAGTGTATCACCGAGCTAGTTGCATGCGGAAGAGAGAAGATGGCATCTGTTCCTTCTAGTGGCGGTGCAGTTGATGTTGCCACAATTGCAACAGGTGACGTTGCTCCTTCTGCTGAGCACAAGGAGGAGAAGGTTGAAGAGGATGAAGAGTCCGATAAT GAAATTTTCACCCTCTTTGACGACGAAGTATGA
- the LOC133728188 gene encoding RPM1-interacting protein 4-like, giving the protein MAKRSHVPKFGDWNNKGGNVPYTAVFDKARKGKLKDGVKIMNPNDPEENPEAFTTIDEKEKVKEGVVKIKLPIVAEENRDSSESESIAPRTLSHISRASLSHRRRRSDESELSVCSEKMSFECNNSSLILQQRRQQRLREKSEKKKSTDSSSKRTGSTEHHRKHSSITDIDMIPIPKFGDWDESDPNAGEDYTYKFNKVKNEKKNISEMFSAALSSEPNNGVNTNNHEKSFSISKICCFHLFPRGRA; this is encoded by the exons ATGGCC AAAAGATCTCATGTCCCGAAATTCGGCGATTGGAACAACAAGGGCGGCAATGTACCATACACCGCCGTTTTTGACAAGGCCCGCAAAGGTAAATTGAAAGATGGAGTGAAGATCATGAACCCAAATGATCCGGAGGAAAATCCAGAAGCTTTCACCACCATCGACGAGAAAGAGAAAGTGAAAGAAGGGGTGGTGAAGATCAAACTCCCTATCGTTGCTGAAGAGAATCGAGACTCCTCGGAATCTGAATCCATTGCGCCACGGACGTTGTCACATATTAGTCGTGCTAGTTTGAGTCACCGCCGCCGCAGGAGTGACGAATCGGAGCTATCTGTCTGTAGTGAAAAGATGAGCTTCGAGTGTAATAATTCATCACTTATACTGCAGCAACGGAGACAACAACGGTTGCGGGAGAAatctgagaaaaagaaaagtacgGATTCATCTTCAAAAAGAACTGGTTCAACTGAACATCATCGCAAACATTCTAGTATTACTGATATTGACATGATT CCAATACCAAAATTTGGGGATTGGGATGAGAGCGACCCAAACGCTGGCGAAGATTATACATACAAATTCAACaaagtgaaaaatgaaaagaagaataTATCTGAAATGTTCTCAGCTGCTTTGTCTTCAGAACCAAACAATGGTGTTAATACCAATAATCATGAAAAATCTTTTTCCATATCAAAG ATTTGCTGCTTTCATCTATTTCCAAGAGGAAGGGCATGA
- the LOC133733625 gene encoding EH domain-containing protein 1-like isoform X3: protein MEIGSGPIGSCSKEQQKIYRDWFNFVDSDGDGRITGNEGAKFFAMSKLSRPELKQVWAIADSKRQGFLGFTEFITAMQLISFAQDHELSPDILKAEVDWENIKPPVIEGVDALIAKTKSSTTNGVALNGNGITPNQPSAERTTSKSVKKLPLNAVTSISDGLKKLYIEKLKPLEAAYRFNDFGNPLLTNSDFDAKPMVMLLGQYSTGKTTFIKHLLRCNYPGAHIGPEPTTDRFVVVMSGPDERSIPGNTIAVHADMPFSGLTSFGGSFLSKFECSQMPHPLLDQITLVDTPGVLSGEKQRTQRSYDFTGVISWFAAKCDLILLLFDPHKLDISDEFKRVIASLRGHDDKIRVVLNKADQVDTQQLMRVYGALMWSLGKVLNTPEVVRVYIGSFNDKPVNEEAVGPMGRELFEMEQGDLLADLVDIPKKACDRRINEFVKRARAAKIHAYIISHLKKEMPAMMGKSKTQKRLMENLEEEFAKATFQMLNNFERS from the exons ATGGAGATCGGGTCGGGTCCGATCGGGTCGTGCTCGAAAGAGCAGCAGAAGATTTACAGGGACTGGTTCAACTTTGTCGATTCAG ATGGAGATGGAAGGATTACTGGTAACGAAGGCGCGAAGTTCTTCGCCATGTCCAAGCTTTCTAGGCCCGAACTCAAGCAG GTTTGGGCGATTGCTGATTCGAAACGACAGGGTTTTTTAGGGTTTACCGAGTTCATCACAGCAATGCAG CTGATTTCCTTTGCGCAAGATCATGAATTAAGTCCAGACATCCTCAAAGCTGAAG TTGACTGGGAGAACATTAAACCTCCAGTGATCGAAGGTGTGGATGCTTTAATAGCT AAAACTAAGAGTTCTACAACAAATGGAGTTGCCCTGAATG GAAATGGAATCACTCCTAATCAACCATCAGCTGAACGGACTACTTCAAAATCAGTGAAGAAA CTACCTCTGAATGCAGTTACATCTATAAGTGATGGCTTGAAGAAATTGTACATTGAAAAACTAAAACCACTGGAAGCTGCATATCGTTTCAATGATTTTGGTAATCCATTACTG ACTAACAGTGATTTTGATGCCAAGCCTATGGTCATGCTTTTGGGTCAGTATTCAACTGGAAAAACAACATTTATAAAGCATTTGTTAAGATGTAACTATCCAG GAGCTCATATTGGGCCAGAGCCTACAACCGATAGATTTGTTGTTGTGATG TCTGGACCTGATGAAAGGAGCATTCCTGGAAATACCATAGCTGTTCATGCAGACATGCCTTTTAGCGGTCTAACAAGTTTTGGAGgttcatttctgtcaaaatttgaGTGTTCCCAAATGCCTCATCCA TTGCTAGATCAAATTACACTTGTGGACACTCCTGGGGTTCTATCTGGAGAAAAGCAACGAACGCAAAGGAGTTATGATTTCACTGGTGTCATATCGTGGTTTGCTGCAAAATGTGATCTCATCCTTCTTCTTTTCGACCCTCATAAGCTTGATATCAGTGATGAATTTAAGCGTGTAATTGCATCTCTACGTGGGCATGATGATAAGATTCGAGTGGTTCTAAACAAAGCAGATCAAGTTGATACTCAACAA CTGATGAGAGTTTATGGGGCATTAATGTGGTCACTTGGAAAGGTTTTGAATACTCCAGAGGTTGTGCGTGTTTATATTGG CTCATTTAATGATAAACCTGTCAATGAAGAAGCTGTCGGCCCCATGGGTAGAGAGCTTTTTGAAATGGAACAAGGTGACCTCCTTGCTGACCTGGTTGATATACCAAAGAAAGCTTGTGATCGCCGG ATCAATGAATTTGTGAAACGTGCTAGAGCTGCAAAGATTCATGCCTACATAATTAGCCATCTTAAGAAAGAGATGCCTGCAATGATGGGCAAATCTAAGACTCAGAAGCGACTCATGGAAAATCTTGAAGAAGAGTTCGCAAAG GCGACTTTCCAAATGTTGAACAATTTCGAGAGGTCTTGA
- the LOC133733625 gene encoding EH domain-containing protein 1-like isoform X2, which yields MEIGSGPIGSCSKEQQKIYRDWFNFVDSDGDGRITGNEGAKFFAMSKLSRPELKQVWAIADSKRQGFLGFTEFITAMQLISFAQDHELSPDILKAEVDWENIKPPVIEGVDALIAKTKSSTTNGVALNGNGITPNQPSAERTTSKSVKKLPLNAVTSISDGLKKLYIEKLKPLEAAYRFNDFGNPLLTNSDFDAKPMVMLLGQYSTGKTTFIKHLLRCNYPGAHIGPEPTTDRFVVVMSGPDERSIPGNTIAVHADMPFSGLTSFGGSFLSKFECSQMPHPLLDQITLVDTPGVLSGEKQRTQRSYDFTGVISWFAAKCDLILLLFDPHKLDISDEFKRVIASLRGHDDKIRVVLNKADQVDTQQLMRVYGALMWSLGKVLNTPEVVRVYIGSFNDKPVNEEAVGPMGRELFEMEQGDLLADLVDIPKKACDRRINEFVKRARAAKIHAYIISHLKKEMPAMMGKSKTQKRLMENLEEEFAKQATFQMLNNFERS from the exons ATGGAGATCGGGTCGGGTCCGATCGGGTCGTGCTCGAAAGAGCAGCAGAAGATTTACAGGGACTGGTTCAACTTTGTCGATTCAG ATGGAGATGGAAGGATTACTGGTAACGAAGGCGCGAAGTTCTTCGCCATGTCCAAGCTTTCTAGGCCCGAACTCAAGCAG GTTTGGGCGATTGCTGATTCGAAACGACAGGGTTTTTTAGGGTTTACCGAGTTCATCACAGCAATGCAG CTGATTTCCTTTGCGCAAGATCATGAATTAAGTCCAGACATCCTCAAAGCTGAAG TTGACTGGGAGAACATTAAACCTCCAGTGATCGAAGGTGTGGATGCTTTAATAGCT AAAACTAAGAGTTCTACAACAAATGGAGTTGCCCTGAATG GAAATGGAATCACTCCTAATCAACCATCAGCTGAACGGACTACTTCAAAATCAGTGAAGAAA CTACCTCTGAATGCAGTTACATCTATAAGTGATGGCTTGAAGAAATTGTACATTGAAAAACTAAAACCACTGGAAGCTGCATATCGTTTCAATGATTTTGGTAATCCATTACTG ACTAACAGTGATTTTGATGCCAAGCCTATGGTCATGCTTTTGGGTCAGTATTCAACTGGAAAAACAACATTTATAAAGCATTTGTTAAGATGTAACTATCCAG GAGCTCATATTGGGCCAGAGCCTACAACCGATAGATTTGTTGTTGTGATG TCTGGACCTGATGAAAGGAGCATTCCTGGAAATACCATAGCTGTTCATGCAGACATGCCTTTTAGCGGTCTAACAAGTTTTGGAGgttcatttctgtcaaaatttgaGTGTTCCCAAATGCCTCATCCA TTGCTAGATCAAATTACACTTGTGGACACTCCTGGGGTTCTATCTGGAGAAAAGCAACGAACGCAAAGGAGTTATGATTTCACTGGTGTCATATCGTGGTTTGCTGCAAAATGTGATCTCATCCTTCTTCTTTTCGACCCTCATAAGCTTGATATCAGTGATGAATTTAAGCGTGTAATTGCATCTCTACGTGGGCATGATGATAAGATTCGAGTGGTTCTAAACAAAGCAGATCAAGTTGATACTCAACAA CTGATGAGAGTTTATGGGGCATTAATGTGGTCACTTGGAAAGGTTTTGAATACTCCAGAGGTTGTGCGTGTTTATATTGG CTCATTTAATGATAAACCTGTCAATGAAGAAGCTGTCGGCCCCATGGGTAGAGAGCTTTTTGAAATGGAACAAGGTGACCTCCTTGCTGACCTGGTTGATATACCAAAGAAAGCTTGTGATCGCCGG ATCAATGAATTTGTGAAACGTGCTAGAGCTGCAAAGATTCATGCCTACATAATTAGCCATCTTAAGAAAGAGATGCCTGCAATGATGGGCAAATCTAAGACTCAGAAGCGACTCATGGAAAATCTTGAAGAAGAGTTCGCAAAG CAGGCGACTTTCCAAATGTTGAACAATTTCGAGAGGTCTTGA
- the LOC133733625 gene encoding EH domain-containing protein 1-like isoform X1 — MEIGSGPIGSCSKEQQKIYRDWFNFVDSDGDGRITGNEGAKFFAMSKLSRPELKQVWAIADSKRQGFLGFTEFITAMQLISFAQDHELSPDILKAEVDWENIKPPVIEGVDALIAKTKSSTTNGVALNGNGITPNQPSAERTTSKSVKKLPLNAVTSISDGLKKLYIEKLKPLEAAYRFNDFGNPLLTNSDFDAKPMVMLLGQYSTGKTTFIKHLLRCNYPGAHIGPEPTTDRFVVVMSGPDERSIPGNTIAVHADMPFSGLTSFGGSFLSKFECSQMPHPLLDQITLVDTPGVLSGEKQRTQRSYDFTGVISWFAAKCDLILLLFDPHKLDISDEFKRVIASLRGHDDKIRVVLNKADQVDTQQLMRVYGALMWSLGKVLNTPEVVRVYIGSFNDKPVNEEAVGPMGRELFEMEQGDLLADLVDIPKKACDRRINEFVKRARAAKIHAYIISHLKKEMPAMMGKSKTQKRLMENLEEEFAKVQKEFHLPAGDFPNVEQFREVLSNYNIDKFEKVKPKMIQAVDDMLGYEIPELLKNLRNPYD; from the exons ATGGAGATCGGGTCGGGTCCGATCGGGTCGTGCTCGAAAGAGCAGCAGAAGATTTACAGGGACTGGTTCAACTTTGTCGATTCAG ATGGAGATGGAAGGATTACTGGTAACGAAGGCGCGAAGTTCTTCGCCATGTCCAAGCTTTCTAGGCCCGAACTCAAGCAG GTTTGGGCGATTGCTGATTCGAAACGACAGGGTTTTTTAGGGTTTACCGAGTTCATCACAGCAATGCAG CTGATTTCCTTTGCGCAAGATCATGAATTAAGTCCAGACATCCTCAAAGCTGAAG TTGACTGGGAGAACATTAAACCTCCAGTGATCGAAGGTGTGGATGCTTTAATAGCT AAAACTAAGAGTTCTACAACAAATGGAGTTGCCCTGAATG GAAATGGAATCACTCCTAATCAACCATCAGCTGAACGGACTACTTCAAAATCAGTGAAGAAA CTACCTCTGAATGCAGTTACATCTATAAGTGATGGCTTGAAGAAATTGTACATTGAAAAACTAAAACCACTGGAAGCTGCATATCGTTTCAATGATTTTGGTAATCCATTACTG ACTAACAGTGATTTTGATGCCAAGCCTATGGTCATGCTTTTGGGTCAGTATTCAACTGGAAAAACAACATTTATAAAGCATTTGTTAAGATGTAACTATCCAG GAGCTCATATTGGGCCAGAGCCTACAACCGATAGATTTGTTGTTGTGATG TCTGGACCTGATGAAAGGAGCATTCCTGGAAATACCATAGCTGTTCATGCAGACATGCCTTTTAGCGGTCTAACAAGTTTTGGAGgttcatttctgtcaaaatttgaGTGTTCCCAAATGCCTCATCCA TTGCTAGATCAAATTACACTTGTGGACACTCCTGGGGTTCTATCTGGAGAAAAGCAACGAACGCAAAGGAGTTATGATTTCACTGGTGTCATATCGTGGTTTGCTGCAAAATGTGATCTCATCCTTCTTCTTTTCGACCCTCATAAGCTTGATATCAGTGATGAATTTAAGCGTGTAATTGCATCTCTACGTGGGCATGATGATAAGATTCGAGTGGTTCTAAACAAAGCAGATCAAGTTGATACTCAACAA CTGATGAGAGTTTATGGGGCATTAATGTGGTCACTTGGAAAGGTTTTGAATACTCCAGAGGTTGTGCGTGTTTATATTGG CTCATTTAATGATAAACCTGTCAATGAAGAAGCTGTCGGCCCCATGGGTAGAGAGCTTTTTGAAATGGAACAAGGTGACCTCCTTGCTGACCTGGTTGATATACCAAAGAAAGCTTGTGATCGCCGG ATCAATGAATTTGTGAAACGTGCTAGAGCTGCAAAGATTCATGCCTACATAATTAGCCATCTTAAGAAAGAGATGCCTGCAATGATGGGCAAATCTAAGACTCAGAAGCGACTCATGGAAAATCTTGAAGAAGAGTTCGCAAAG GTTCAGAAAGAGTTTCATTTACCAGCAGGCGACTTTCCAAATGTTGAACAATTTCGAGAGGTCTTGAGCAATTACAACATCGACAAATTTGAGAAAGTGAAGCCTAAGATGATTCAAGCTGTAGATGACATGCTTGGATATGAAATCCCGGAGCTCTTGAAGAATCTCAGAAACCCCTATGATTAA